From Chryseobacterium shandongense, the proteins below share one genomic window:
- a CDS encoding ORF6N domain-containing protein: MENKPTISTKEIRNLIYSIRGRQVMLDSDLASLYQVETKNLNKAVKRNIERFPVSFCFQLTEEEVENLRFQIGTSSLSYGGRRYLPYVFTEQGVAMASAILRSDIAVKVSVEIMEAFVEMRKMLISNASLFHRLDNIELKQLQADQKFEEIFKALESDKLHAEKGIFYNGQVFDAYTFVSDIIRSAKSSITLLDNYVDDTVLTLLGKRNTNVTATIYTKSISNQLRLDLQRYNSQYPSIEVEIFSDAHDRFLIIDSTELYHIGASLKDLGKKWFAFSRMDIEIGRMLQILNK; this comes from the coding sequence ATGGAAAATAAGCCTACCATTAGCACAAAGGAAATCAGAAATCTGATTTATTCCATACGTGGAAGGCAAGTGATGCTGGATAGCGACCTCGCTTCCTTATATCAAGTGGAAACAAAAAACCTCAACAAAGCCGTAAAAAGAAATATTGAAAGGTTTCCCGTTTCTTTTTGCTTTCAACTGACCGAAGAGGAAGTTGAAAACTTGAGGTTCCAAATTGGAACCTCAAGTTTAAGCTACGGTGGAAGACGGTATTTGCCCTATGTTTTTACTGAACAAGGGGTCGCAATGGCTTCTGCCATACTCCGCTCAGATATAGCGGTTAAAGTCAGTGTTGAAATTATGGAAGCCTTTGTAGAAATGCGAAAAATGCTCATCAGCAATGCTTCGCTGTTCCATCGTTTGGACAATATAGAACTGAAACAATTACAAGCCGACCAAAAATTTGAGGAAATATTTAAGGCTCTTGAAAGCGACAAGCTCCACGCCGAAAAAGGTATTTTCTACAATGGGCAGGTATTTGATGCCTATACCTTTGTTTCCGATATTATCCGAAGTGCCAAAAGCTCCATTACCCTGCTTGATAATTATGTGGACGATACGGTGCTGACCTTATTGGGAAAACGCAATACCAATGTAACCGCTACTATCTACACAAAAAGCATCAGCAATCAGTTACGGTTAGACCTGCAACGCTACAATAGTCAATATCCGTCTATCGAAGTAGAGATTTTCTCCGATGCACACGACCGATTTTTGATTATTGACAGTACGGAACTGTACCATATCGGAGCATCACTGAAAGACCTGGGCAAAAAATGGTTTGCCTTTTCGAGAATGGATATTGAAATCGGTAGGATGCTTCAAATTTTAAACAAGTGA
- a CDS encoding multicopper oxidase family protein, which produces MNIPINSKMRLLQAVFILLCSQSVFAQKVVRYELYVKDTLVNYAGKEKRAIAVNGQIPMPTLTFTEGDTAEIVVHNQLKESTSLHWHGVFLPNKEDGVPWLTQKPIEAGATYTYRFPIIQHGTHWYHSHSGLQEQIGMYGSFVMKKRDDDKTFRKGIDDLPTVPIILSEWTNLNPDNINRMLHNANDWAAIKKNATQSYAEAIREGNFKTKLTNEWKRMLAMDVSDVYYDKILINGNHTTDLKTVDGKTLKAGDKVRLRVSNGGASSYFWLRYAGGKITVVANDGNDVEPVEVDRLIIAVSETYDIVVTIPDDGVAYEFLATTEDRTQSASYFVGNGIKQLISPLPRLKYFEGMKMMNDMMKMNGDLDDMGMKMSLNQMDMNVVMYPEITGEAKPKEDHSQHNMNMDNEPNRYNANALGEIKTLNYAMLQSPYNTELPKDAPVKELKFTLTGNMNRYVWSMDNKILSETDKIPVKKGEILRITIYNNSMMRHPMHLHGFDFRVINGKGEKSPLKNVLDIMPMETDTIEFLANEEGDWFFHCHILYHMMSGMNRVFAVDDYQNPYLPNKKQAYNKLQRESNMPHFMAQNDFATNGNDGEAMFQNARWSLGTEWRLGYNDMHGYEVETHLGRYIGKMQWLMPFIGFDWRYRKMGMDEHETNLFGQKNEKDTRRAFSLGFMYTLPMLVNFQAEVYHDGIVRLSLMREDIPISKRLRAGFMVNTDMEYMGELKYIINKNIGIRTHYDSDMGFGVGLALTY; this is translated from the coding sequence ATGAATATACCCATAAATAGTAAAATGAGGTTGCTGCAAGCGGTATTTATACTGCTGTGTTCGCAATCCGTTTTTGCACAAAAAGTAGTGAGATATGAGCTGTATGTAAAAGATACGCTTGTAAACTACGCAGGAAAAGAAAAAAGGGCTATTGCGGTAAACGGTCAGATACCGATGCCAACCCTCACATTTACAGAGGGCGATACAGCGGAGATTGTAGTGCATAACCAGTTAAAAGAAAGTACATCGCTGCATTGGCACGGCGTGTTTTTACCCAACAAAGAAGATGGTGTGCCCTGGCTTACGCAAAAGCCTATTGAAGCAGGAGCAACATACACCTATCGTTTTCCGATTATCCAACACGGAACGCATTGGTATCATTCCCATTCAGGTTTGCAGGAGCAGATTGGAATGTATGGCAGTTTTGTGATGAAAAAGCGTGATGACGATAAAACCTTTAGAAAAGGAATTGATGATTTACCTACCGTACCCATCATTTTAAGCGAATGGACAAACCTAAATCCCGATAACATTAACCGTATGTTGCACAACGCCAATGATTGGGCAGCGATAAAAAAGAACGCTACACAGTCCTATGCGGAAGCCATCAGAGAGGGAAATTTCAAAACCAAATTGACCAACGAATGGAAACGTATGTTGGCAATGGACGTAAGCGATGTGTATTATGACAAAATATTAATCAACGGAAATCATACTACCGATTTAAAAACAGTTGATGGCAAAACACTAAAAGCAGGAGATAAAGTAAGATTAAGAGTATCAAACGGCGGAGCATCATCCTATTTTTGGTTACGATATGCAGGCGGTAAAATTACAGTAGTAGCCAATGATGGTAATGATGTAGAGCCAGTAGAGGTAGATAGATTAATCATTGCGGTTTCCGAAACTTATGATATTGTGGTAACAATTCCTGACGATGGAGTTGCCTACGAGTTTTTAGCCACAACCGAAGACAGAACACAATCGGCAAGCTATTTTGTAGGCAATGGTATCAAACAGTTAATATCGCCACTCCCAAGATTGAAATATTTTGAGGGGATGAAGATGATGAACGATATGATGAAGATGAATGGAGATTTGGACGATATGGGTATGAAAATGAGCCTGAACCAAATGGATATGAATGTGGTAATGTATCCCGAAATTACTGGAGAGGCTAAACCTAAAGAAGACCATAGCCAACACAATATGAATATGGATAATGAACCCAACCGTTACAATGCAAATGCTTTGGGAGAAATAAAAACGCTGAATTATGCAATGTTACAATCTCCTTACAATACGGAACTCCCTAAAGATGCTCCGGTCAAAGAATTGAAGTTTACCCTTACAGGAAATATGAACCGATATGTATGGAGTATGGATAATAAAATACTTTCTGAAACCGATAAAATACCTGTAAAAAAAGGAGAAATTTTACGCATCACCATTTACAATAATTCGATGATGCGCCACCCGATGCACCTGCACGGTTTTGATTTCAGGGTAATCAACGGTAAAGGCGAAAAATCACCACTTAAAAATGTTTTGGATATAATGCCAATGGAAACAGATACCATCGAATTTTTAGCAAATGAAGAGGGAGATTGGTTTTTCCATTGTCATATACTTTACCATATGATGTCGGGGATGAACAGGGTATTTGCTGTTGACGATTATCAAAATCCGTATTTGCCCAATAAAAAGCAAGCCTACAATAAATTACAGCGAGAAAGCAATATGCCGCACTTTATGGCACAGAATGATTTTGCAACCAATGGTAACGATGGCGAAGCAATGTTTCAAAATGCAAGATGGTCTTTGGGTACAGAATGGCGTTTAGGCTACAACGATATGCACGGCTATGAAGTAGAAACACATTTAGGAAGATACATCGGAAAAATGCAGTGGCTTATGCCCTTTATAGGTTTTGACTGGCGTTACCGTAAAATGGGAATGGACGAACACGAAACCAATTTATTCGGACAAAAGAATGAAAAAGACACACGAAGAGCCTTTAGCTTAGGGTTTATGTACACCTTGCCAATGCTCGTTAATTTTCAGGCAGAAGTTTATCACGATGGAATTGTACGATTGTCGTTGATGCGTGAGGATATTCCGATTTCAAAAAGATTGAGAGCGGGCTTTATGGTCAATACTGATATGGAATATATGGGAGAGCTTAAGTATATTATCAATAAAAACATTGGTATTCGTACTCACTACGATAGCGATATGGGTTTTGGTGTAGGGCTTGCGTTGACTTATTAG
- a CDS encoding heme-binding domain-containing protein, whose protein sequence is MKKVLKIILAIVLFIFIAIQFYQPALNVDKGQVYTTDFTQFYKMPVQIKAMFQTSCYDCHSNNTKYVWYDYVQPARALVENHIKNAKEDLNFNEWGTYSNRKQERLLNSIKEQIETKQMPLSSYTLMHTDAKLNDEQIKTLTDWLKEQE, encoded by the coding sequence ATGAAGAAAGTACTAAAGATAATATTGGCAATAGTGCTGTTTATTTTTATTGCAATTCAATTTTACCAGCCTGCCCTTAATGTAGATAAAGGGCAGGTTTACACAACCGATTTTACCCAATTCTATAAAATGCCTGTTCAGATAAAAGCGATGTTTCAAACCTCTTGCTACGATTGCCATAGCAACAATACCAAATACGTTTGGTACGATTACGTACAGCCCGCAAGAGCATTGGTAGAAAACCACATCAAAAACGCAAAAGAAGATTTGAATTTCAATGAATGGGGTACATACTCAAACAGGAAACAAGAAAGATTATTAAACTCAATCAAAGAACAAATAGAAACGAAGCAAATGCCCCTGTCCTCATATACATTGATGCATACTGATGCAAAACTGAATGACGAGCAAATCAAAACATTAACCGACTGGCTAAAAGAACAGGAATGA
- a CDS encoding DUF3347 domain-containing protein has product MKNIFFSIIALATVAAITVSCNQSSNKNSDQQANDSTTISGTQNLPSSTQNDTDSTMASIDTTAKKIEQQEVKEVAQNFSIAPIVKDYLALKNALVSDNDKAAANAGKQLYTTLKNVDMKAIPANKHKQYMEIAEDAQENAEHIGDNAGKIAHQREHLASLSKDVSDLIALFGTTQKLYQDYCPMYNDGKGAVWISEAKAIKNPYYGSQMLTCGSVKKEF; this is encoded by the coding sequence ATGAAAAATATATTTTTCTCCATCATCGCACTGGCAACGGTTGCAGCAATTACAGTTTCATGCAATCAGTCTTCTAACAAAAATAGCGACCAGCAAGCCAATGACAGTACAACAATATCCGGAACTCAAAACTTGCCATCATCAACACAAAATGATACGGATAGTACAATGGCATCAATAGATACCACAGCAAAAAAAATTGAACAACAAGAAGTAAAAGAGGTAGCGCAAAACTTCTCTATTGCACCTATTGTTAAGGATTATTTGGCTTTAAAAAATGCACTTGTATCAGATAACGACAAAGCTGCTGCTAACGCAGGAAAGCAATTATATACTACCTTAAAAAATGTAGATATGAAAGCTATCCCGGCGAATAAACATAAACAATATATGGAGATAGCAGAAGATGCACAGGAAAACGCAGAGCATATTGGCGACAATGCCGGAAAGATAGCACACCAAAGAGAACATTTAGCATCGCTAAGCAAAGACGTTTCCGACCTTATTGCACTGTTCGGAACAACCCAAAAATTATATCAGGACTATTGCCCGATGTACAATGATGGCAAAGGTGCTGTTTGGATTAGCGAAGCTAAAGCAATAAAAAATCCATATTACGGCAGTCAGATGCTTACCTGCGGTTCTGTAAAAAAAGAATTTTAA
- a CDS encoding DUF305 domain-containing protein, with translation MENIENKLDMHHHGANDGHNGKHSSAMYKRFAIMAVAMFAAMYFLMYAMIDRLDNLIPNINNLYMTLLMVSAMLVIELWIMKGMYQNKKINWAIITFSLAIGIFSWFGIREQINVGDKQFVKGMIPHHAAAVLMSEKAKLTDPELIELQKNILETQAKEIEFMKRKLKEFENK, from the coding sequence ATGGAAAATATAGAAAACAAACTCGATATGCACCACCACGGGGCAAATGACGGGCATAACGGCAAACATTCTTCAGCAATGTACAAACGGTTTGCTATAATGGCTGTTGCAATGTTCGCAGCAATGTACTTCCTAATGTATGCTATGATAGACAGATTGGATAATCTTATCCCGAACATCAATAATTTATATATGACCCTGCTGATGGTTTCGGCAATGTTGGTCATTGAATTATGGATAATGAAAGGAATGTATCAAAACAAAAAAATCAACTGGGCAATCATTACATTTTCCCTTGCAATTGGCATTTTCTCTTGGTTTGGCATTAGGGAGCAAATAAATGTGGGCGACAAACAATTTGTAAAAGGAATGATACCGCACCACGCAGCAGCAGTGCTGATGTCTGAAAAAGCAAAGCTAACCGACCCCGAACTGATAGAGTTGCAAAAAAACATACTCGAAACACAGGCAAAGGAAATCGAATTTATGAAGCGAAAGCTGAAAGAATTTGAAAATAAGTAA
- a CDS encoding DUF3347 domain-containing protein, with protein sequence MKSLSKIVMVIVVLLSSVNSFAQIKNAKTETVKVYGNCGMCKATIEKAGNVNKVASVEWNKDTKMATLTYDSDKTNQDEILKRIALAGYDSEKFLAPDDVYAKLPGCCQYSRELKPAAKSNDAGMDMKNEHANHNHNEMAATNTADAQNAPQLKAVFDNYFSVKDALVKTDAGTSSAKAAELVKAIKAVEMAKLSTEEHTAWMKVMKDLTANAEQIAASKDVAKQRETFALLSKNMYELAKVSKQETPVYYQHCPMYNNGKGANWLSKEEAVKNPYYGSQMLTCGSVQETINNK encoded by the coding sequence ATGAAATCATTATCAAAAATAGTGATGGTAATCGTTGTATTACTATCGTCAGTAAACAGTTTCGCACAAATCAAGAATGCGAAAACAGAAACCGTAAAAGTTTATGGCAATTGCGGTATGTGTAAAGCCACTATCGAAAAAGCAGGAAACGTGAATAAGGTAGCCAGTGTAGAATGGAATAAAGACACTAAAATGGCTACGCTCACTTATGATAGCGATAAGACCAATCAGGACGAAATATTGAAACGTATAGCTTTGGCAGGGTACGACAGCGAAAAATTCTTAGCACCTGATGATGTATATGCAAAATTGCCGGGATGTTGCCAGTACAGCAGAGAATTAAAGCCAGCCGCAAAATCCAATGATGCGGGTATGGATATGAAAAACGAACACGCCAACCATAACCACAACGAAATGGCTGCAACAAATACTGCCGATGCCCAAAATGCACCACAACTGAAAGCTGTGTTCGACAATTATTTTTCCGTGAAAGATGCTTTGGTAAAAACTGATGCAGGTACTTCATCTGCAAAAGCTGCCGAATTGGTAAAAGCCATCAAAGCGGTAGAAATGGCAAAACTTTCTACTGAAGAACATACAGCTTGGATGAAAGTAATGAAAGACCTGACGGCAAATGCCGAACAGATTGCTGCTTCCAAAGATGTTGCCAAACAAAGGGAAACTTTCGCTTTGCTTTCTAAGAATATGTATGAATTGGCTAAGGTATCAAAACAGGAAACACCTGTTTATTATCAGCATTGCCCAATGTACAATAACGGGAAAGGTGCAAATTGGTTAAGCAAGGAAGAAGCCGTTAAAAATCCATATTACGGTTCTCAAATGCTAACCTGTGGCAGTGTACAGGAAACAATTAATAATAAATAA
- a CDS encoding heavy-metal-associated domain-containing protein → MENKNLQFKTNINCGGCVASVKPHLDNADGICHWEVDTTNKDKVLTVKSEGMTEQEIIDTVKKAGFTIEPLIKK, encoded by the coding sequence ATGGAAAATAAAAATCTTCAATTCAAAACAAATATTAATTGTGGTGGTTGCGTAGCATCAGTAAAACCACATTTGGATAATGCTGATGGCATCTGTCATTGGGAAGTGGACACAACAAATAAAGACAAAGTATTGACCGTGAAATCGGAAGGAATGACCGAACAGGAAATTATAGATACGGTTAAGAAAGCAGGCTTTACAATAGAACCACTAATCAAAAAATAA
- a CDS encoding heavy metal translocating P-type ATPase, whose amino-acid sequence MATNNKETIYLPLEDVESEHCALIVEKGLAQVKGIATHKVELNNRRAAITVDNSEAIGEAVKAIKDLGYGVSTIKNTFPVIGMTCASCASSAESIVKHQEGVINASVNFATGNLTVEYLPNMTDASKLQKAVQSIGYDLLIEEENKQQETLETIHAEKFQKLKTKTVWAITLSLPVVVIAMFFMDIPYANQIMWAFSTPVVLWLGRDFFINAWKQTKHRSANMDTLVALSTGIAYLFSVFNMLFADFWHQRGLHAHVYFEAAAVIVAFILLGKLLEEKAKGNTSSAIKKLMGLQPKTVIVIQTDGTEKQTAIEDVNAGDVILVKPGEKIAVDGMVTSGSSYVDESMLSGEPVPVLKKENEKVFAGTINQKGSFQFKAVKVGKETMLAHIIKMVQDAQGSKAPVQKLVDKIAGIFVPVVIGIAILAFILWFVLGGDNGIVQGLLAAVTVLVIACPCALGLATPTAIMVGVGKGAEKGILIKDAESLELAKKVDAIILDKTGTITEGRPEVTGVQWLNNDDASKDILLSIEKQSEHPLAEAVVKHLDGAAIITLTQFDSITGKGAKADHNNETYFVGNKKLLAENNITIAEQLQKQANEWGKQSKTVIWFADSKQALSVLAISDKIKETSVEAIRQMQEMGIDLYMLTGDNEATAKAIAEQTGIKHYKAEVLPQHKADFVKELQSKGKVVAMVGDGINDSTALATADVSIAMGKGSDIAMDVAKMTIISSDLTKIPQAIKLSKQTVATIKQNLFWAFIYNLIGIPIAAGILYPINGFLLNPMIAGAAMALSSVSVVTNSLRLKWKK is encoded by the coding sequence ATGGCAACGAATAATAAAGAAACCATTTATCTTCCTTTGGAAGATGTAGAAAGTGAACATTGTGCATTAATCGTTGAAAAAGGATTAGCACAGGTTAAAGGTATCGCAACCCACAAAGTAGAGCTGAATAACCGCAGGGCAGCTATCACGGTAGATAATAGCGAAGCAATAGGCGAAGCGGTTAAAGCTATCAAAGACTTAGGTTATGGTGTTTCCACCATAAAAAATACATTTCCAGTAATAGGTATGACCTGTGCCTCTTGTGCGAGCAGTGCCGAAAGCATTGTAAAGCATCAGGAGGGCGTTATAAATGCCTCCGTAAACTTTGCTACGGGAAACCTTACCGTTGAATACCTGCCTAATATGACCGATGCTTCAAAATTGCAAAAGGCGGTACAGTCAATTGGGTACGATTTGTTGATTGAGGAAGAAAATAAGCAGCAGGAAACATTAGAAACTATCCACGCTGAAAAGTTCCAAAAGCTAAAGACCAAAACCGTATGGGCTATTACCCTGTCATTGCCTGTTGTAGTGATAGCAATGTTCTTTATGGATATACCTTATGCCAATCAAATTATGTGGGCATTTTCTACACCTGTTGTATTGTGGTTGGGCAGGGATTTTTTTATCAATGCCTGGAAGCAGACAAAACATCGTTCAGCCAATATGGATACATTGGTAGCATTGAGTACAGGTATCGCCTACCTGTTCAGTGTATTCAATATGTTGTTTGCCGACTTTTGGCATCAAAGAGGATTACACGCCCACGTATATTTTGAAGCAGCAGCCGTAATTGTCGCATTTATTCTGCTAGGAAAATTACTGGAAGAAAAAGCCAAAGGCAATACCTCTTCAGCAATAAAAAAACTAATGGGCTTACAACCTAAAACCGTTATTGTGATACAAACGGACGGAACGGAAAAACAGACCGCTATTGAGGATGTAAACGCAGGCGACGTTATCCTTGTAAAGCCGGGCGAGAAAATTGCCGTTGATGGTATGGTTACTTCGGGCAGTTCTTACGTGGATGAAAGTATGTTGAGTGGCGAGCCTGTACCTGTACTGAAAAAAGAAAACGAAAAAGTATTTGCAGGAACTATTAACCAAAAAGGAAGTTTCCAGTTCAAAGCGGTTAAAGTGGGAAAAGAAACAATGCTTGCCCATATCATCAAAATGGTGCAGGACGCACAAGGAAGCAAAGCACCTGTACAAAAATTGGTGGATAAGATTGCGGGTATCTTTGTTCCGGTTGTGATAGGGATTGCCATTCTCGCATTTATCCTATGGTTTGTTTTAGGAGGCGATAACGGGATTGTTCAGGGGCTATTGGCAGCCGTTACGGTATTGGTTATTGCTTGTCCCTGTGCTTTGGGATTGGCTACACCTACGGCTATAATGGTTGGCGTTGGCAAAGGTGCTGAAAAAGGTATTTTGATAAAAGATGCCGAAAGTTTAGAATTAGCCAAAAAAGTTGATGCCATTATTTTAGATAAAACAGGAACAATTACAGAGGGTAGACCAGAGGTAACAGGCGTTCAATGGCTGAATAATGATGATGCGTCCAAAGACATTTTATTAAGCATTGAAAAGCAATCCGAACACCCATTGGCAGAAGCAGTAGTAAAACACTTGGACGGAGCAGCAATCATAACCTTAACACAATTTGACAGTATCACAGGTAAAGGAGCAAAAGCCGACCATAATAACGAAACATATTTTGTAGGCAATAAAAAACTGTTGGCAGAAAATAACATTACTATTGCGGAACAATTACAAAAGCAAGCCAATGAATGGGGCAAACAATCAAAAACTGTTATTTGGTTTGCCGACAGCAAACAGGCACTTTCCGTATTAGCCATATCAGACAAGATTAAAGAAACATCGGTAGAAGCCATCCGCCAAATGCAGGAAATGGGCATTGACCTGTATATGCTGACAGGCGACAACGAAGCTACAGCCAAAGCCATTGCGGAGCAAACAGGCATTAAGCATTACAAAGCAGAAGTATTGCCACAGCACAAAGCAGATTTTGTAAAAGAATTACAAAGTAAAGGTAAAGTAGTGGCAATGGTTGGGGACGGTATTAATGACAGTACCGCTTTGGCAACAGCCGATGTGAGTATAGCAATGGGCAAAGGTTCGGACATTGCAATGGACGTCGCCAAAATGACCATCATTTCATCAGACCTGACTAAAATACCGCAGGCAATAAAATTGTCAAAACAAACCGTAGCCACCATTAAGCAAAATCTGTTTTGGGCATTTATCTATAATTTAATAGGTATTCCCATTGCGGCAGGTATTCTCTATCCGATAAACGGTTTCCTATTAAACCCGATGATTGCAGGTGCAGCAATGGCATTGAGTAGCGTGAGTGTAGTAACTAACAGCTTGCGGTTGAAGTGGAAAAAGTAA
- a CDS encoding helix-turn-helix domain-containing protein — MNTLFIKNMVCNRCIMVVQNELDKLGLTVKKIKLGEVTLDKEITPEEKNNLDKVLIPLGFELIDDKKSRIIEKIKNIIIDLVHHQDNDTKSNLSDVLSSQLHHDYNYLSNLFSEVEGITIEKYFIAQKVEKVKELLVYDELSLSEIAFRLNYSSVAYLSNQFKKVTGLTPSYFKQIKEGKRKPLDKL; from the coding sequence ATGAATACACTCTTTATTAAAAATATGGTTTGCAACCGCTGTATTATGGTGGTGCAAAATGAATTGGATAAATTAGGTTTGACTGTAAAAAAAATCAAACTTGGAGAGGTAACATTGGATAAAGAGATTACACCAGAAGAAAAAAATAATTTAGATAAGGTTTTAATTCCATTGGGCTTTGAACTCATTGACGATAAAAAAAGCCGCATCATTGAAAAGATAAAAAATATAATTATTGACCTTGTGCATCATCAGGACAATGACACCAAATCCAATCTTTCAGATGTATTAAGTAGTCAATTGCACCACGATTATAATTACCTATCCAATCTCTTTTCGGAGGTGGAGGGTATTACTATTGAAAAATACTTTATTGCCCAAAAAGTAGAAAAAGTAAAAGAGCTGTTGGTATATGATGAACTGTCTTTGAGTGAAATTGCCTTTCGTCTGAACTATTCGAGTGTAGCCTATTTAAGCAACCAGTTCAAAAAAGTAACAGGACTGACACCGAGCTATTTCAAACAAATAAAAGAAGGTAAAAGAAAGCCGTTGGATAAATTGTAA
- a CDS encoding DUF1896 domain-containing protein, with protein sequence MDTQQKDLSYFRLRLQELLNTSFPEKANDQKFVEQRSSWAANAYEGAFSSGNAIEQCNEIANYILFEGLHFSKFDTVFQVVCNEFDTIMADEELRPFSLKMFPVCEPVFSGYELTDDFAYGYEFDLLYTEITGTIAIWIEENGLQ encoded by the coding sequence ATGGATACACAGCAAAAAGACCTATCGTATTTCAGGTTACGATTACAAGAATTATTAAATACCAGCTTCCCCGAAAAAGCAAACGACCAAAAATTTGTTGAGCAACGTTCTTCGTGGGCTGCCAATGCCTACGAGGGGGCTTTTAGTTCGGGAAACGCTATTGAGCAATGCAACGAAATAGCCAATTACATACTTTTTGAGGGCTTGCATTTCTCCAAATTCGATACCGTGTTTCAGGTGGTATGCAATGAGTTTGATACCATAATGGCAGATGAGGAACTGCGACCGTTCTCCCTTAAAATGTTTCCTGTTTGCGAGCCTGTTTTCTCCGGCTATGAACTAACCGATGATTTCGCATACGGTTATGAGTTTGACCTGCTCTATACCGAAATAACCGGAACCATCGCAATATGGATAGAGGAAAATGGGCTTCAGTAA